DNA sequence from the Malus sylvestris chromosome 10, drMalSylv7.2, whole genome shotgun sequence genome:
ctgctctctctctctctctctctctctctctctctctctctatacaaCACAAGAAAAGTGGAGCAACAGCAGCACCTACAAGCATTCTCAAACAAAAATCCTATAGCCAGAGCTAGAGCTAGAACTACACTCCCACTCAGTTCACAATGCCACAACCATAACCATTGAATTAAGCagcttttctgcttttgctgCCCAATTAAGCAACCTTAAATCTTCAATCTTTCACCCAttttctctcactcctcttctCAAACCACAGAAACCGCCATGGGAGTCTGCACTTCGAAACCTCCAAAGCAGAACCCATATTCCCCAAGGGACGTAAATGACCCAAACCACCCTTCCCAAACCCCCAAATCCCTCCCATCCCACACTCCTCACCACCAGAGAGACGACGTCGCTTCACGCCAGTCCCAGTCCCAGTCCCCCTTCTACTCCTTCTACAGTCCCAGCCCTGCCCATTACCTCAAGAAGTCGTCCCCGTCGCGGAGCAAGAGCGCCACTTCCACCCCCAGCCGGTTTTTCCGCCGACCTTTTCCGCCTCCGTCGCCGGCGAAGCACATTAAGGCCGTGCTCGCCCGGCGGCTGGGCAAAAAGGCATCGGCTTCAGTGGCGATACCGGAGGACGGAGAGGAGGAGGATGGGGTTGAGCTGGACAAGAGGTTTGGGTTCTCCAAGGAGGTAACGAGTCGATTGGAGGTTGGGGACGAACTGGGTCGAGGGCATTTTGGATATACTTGCTCTGCTAGGTACAAAAAGGGGGAGTTTAAGGGTCAGCAGGTCGCTGTGAAGGTCATCCCTAAAACAAAGGTTTGGCCTAATGCTCTTATTTGCATGTATGATTTTTGGTTAATCTATAATTTGTTTGTAAAGATTGGATTTTCTTGCTCTCATTTGCATAATCTTGGTTGAAAAAATCtgggttttatttctattttttatgtCTTAGTCATTCTTCAAGGTAAAACCTGAGATTTTAGGGCAATGTTGAATAGTTGTTTTTGGTGTTGTGGGCTTGGGTCTACGCCTCGAGCTGATCGACGGACCGCTTGTgatccgcttccctcccgacaatttcaagcactctttgactctcttttcaaagtccttttcatcttttccTCGCGGGAGCAGGGAGTGGTGGTTTACAGTGTGATTGTTCTTTCGTAGCTAAGTAAGGTCGAAGATCCTTCGAGGTTGCATGTGGCACAGGGAAGATCTTGCAAGATCTCGTCATGTGTTCATATCAATTGACCGTTGTTTGGTTCTTCTAGATAGGGAATATTAggcatttaacaaaaaaaaaaaaaaagatttaataaaaatacaacTCTACATCTTGGAACCTTGAGTGAAAGGGGTGTAAAGTGACCAAGTTGTTTGTTTATTGCTTTTCTTTGGTCAATAATAGGTATTGATCTCTTGGCTTACTTGATCCACCTTAATGAAAGTacattgttttctttaaaaaaatgtgTTATCTTTGGTGACTGATTGAATTCCATGTAGTGGGTATAGGaataatacaattttttttttttttggtttaatgGCTTCTCAGCCATATAACACTTCGTCGGTTCCTAAGATGTGACAATTCATTCTACATGATGAACAAAGAATACAGTCCAATGGTTGTGAGTGGACTGTGGACCTACTTATTGACGAAAGTAATGGTCCAAATTGTGGTCTTGACCTTCCCACAGATATATAATTGAACTAAATCATATAGCACCGCTCGGATAATAGCCAGTAACAACCCAATGCTTACAGACATCCGGAACTGCCGAAAACTTTTGGTGGGTCACATTTCATAATCTTGGCCAGATTGTATGACGCTTATTGTGAGAGGGAAGGAACGTTGTACTTAATCttgtattgttttgtttttgatgaTCATGTAGCATGAGGTGGTTCACCAGTAATTGGAGGTATATGATTGACAGTATATTCTTTTGGACAAAGTTACAAAGATGTCTGTCCAACCAATACTAAAGGTTTAAGGGACTCAACCAATATCCATGGATGTTGACTCAATCTATCCACTCCctcatcaaaaaataaaaagatgatgACTTCTAGCCCTGGACTTTGCTTTCCTTCCCTAGAAGTCCCCTGTAAAAGAAAGAGGGGTaaaaagtgaagaaaaaaaaaattagggataGGAGTTGACAACTTTGTAGTTTTTAATAAACTGCAAGTATGACTCATATGCTGGGAATTATCTTTGTAAAGAATAGTGTGTAGTTTTTAATAAACTGCAAGTATGACTCATATGCTGGGAATTATCTTTGTAAAGAATAGTGTGTGAATTTATTCATGTAAAGTAGATTGGGTTTATGAGCATTGAACAATGTAAATTGGATGAGGTAAATATTCCAGTTGCCTTGAAAATAAGTCCAAGATCATGAGTAGTGATGGAATACTGGTATACAATTGACTTTCCTGTTTCCCGAGTAAGTTTGGAGGGGAAACATAAGATATGATTGCTGTGAGATGTTGTTTTACGAGAGGTGCCTTTGGTAGTTCGTTTTACTTTTAATACATGCATTTtctgtattttattttgttatggTTTCTTctaatgggggtaaggctaagccgacattcacctctcccagaccctgcgtaaagcgggagccttgtgcactgggtacgaccaaaAAAATGGTTTCTTCTAATGACAATGTATTGTTTGTTGCTAGATGACAACCGCTATTGCAATCGAGGATGTGAGAAGGGAGGTCAAGATATTGCGAGCCTTGAGTGGACATAGCAATCTAGTTAAGTTCTATGATGCATTTGAAGACAGTGATAATGTCTACCTAGTAATGGAGtaagttaaaaattttaattcctGTTTAAGACTACATCTGGTTATGTTTTTTCACAAGTAATAGTGATTGACTGGGTAAAAATTTATAACACTAAGCTTGTGCCTCTTTCGAGCACAAGCTTATCGTTATAAATTAAACATCTTCAGTTGTTTTTTCTCTTATGTAATTTACAGGAAGATTGTTTACTTCCCTCTTAAAGATGTTTGACGTCTCTATggcattcatttttttttttcctgacatTTCAGGTTGTGTGAAGGTGGAGAGCTTTTAGATAGAATACTTTCAAGGTATATAAATTAAACATCTTCCATAGGGAATTTCAgatgatgattttttttctttctactaaCTGGATATTCTGTTTCTTCTGAAGGGGCGGGAAATACTCAGAAGATGATGCGAAGACTGTCATGGTGCAAATACTGAATGTTGTCGCATTTTGTCATCTCCAGGGTGTGGTACACAGGGATCTTAAGCCAGAGGTGGAATAAATCTctctaattttcttttatttaattagcAGATGAGATGTGTGCTTGTAATGAAGATCCAGGTGTAGGCAATGTGGACAAAGGTACCCCTATGAGAGATAGTTGAAGTGACTAAATGAAGGGGTTGTTCAGAATTTCTAGCAGTGAGTGAGGCTGGTTAAACTTGCCTGCAGCATCCcctgttttttttgttttgttgttttggggggggggggggggggggggatgaaTTCTCGGACAAACTTGATTTAGATTTAAGTGTCCCTCCACCTCGCCAACCCCCAAGACTGTATACAAGGAATTGAACAACACAACAAATGGTTACTTTTATACAACTGAGAGATTGCAATAGAAACCCCTTCTGTTTCAATTGACCGTATCTGTAGTTTCCCAATCTGGCCCTGAATTATCCGACTGTTTAAAATGATTGGTACTTATACATGGTTGATGTCTTCTGGACTAAGATTAAACATCGTCCTGTAGCAGGACAAAAACCTATTTGTCTTCTGGAAAAAATCTTTTTACTTTAGTAGTTAGTACTATTAGGCGGCTCCAGTCTCGTACAATCTGTCAATAGATTGTTGCTGGGTGTCATAATTACTCAGTTCACACCTTAGGTTCCCAGATTCCCatattttgtgtttattttttacagGGGAAAGAAAGCTTGACACAAATAATGGTTATATAAATctgataaattttagtttaatCATATAGGTGGCATTATGTTCTGTCTGGTTTGGAGGGGAAATATTTAAGTGACAGTTGAATTAGTAAATCCACAGCGGCTGTTCCTACAGCATCTGGttttgaacaattggagaaataACCTGAGACCTGACCTACATTTTCTTGTTCAATATTTTAACTTATGTGCTTGTTGAAAAGACATTTATGTGGGAAGTGTAGGGTTTCCAAATATTCAAACTAGTTAATCGGCTTATATTCCACTCATATTGCTCTGTCAGATACCTTGATATATGTATCATCATGAAAGCTAGAAGTTCTTGGCagttttttattatcttatacttgatatatttgtTATTGTCGGTTGTGCTTTCTAAATCTAATTCTCTTTATGTTAAgctaatgcttttttttttcatttttgttatcAGAACTTTTTGTATACCGCCAAAGATGAGAATTCCCAGTTGAAAGCCATTGACTTTGGCTTGTCAGATTTTGCCAGACCAGGTTTGTCCTTTCTTCAATATTTTAGCTTGTTCTGTTATCGATCTCTCGTATTTTGATTTTGGATAGggttttaatattatttccGTCTTACAGACCAGAGGCTTAATGATATTGTTGGAAGTGCATACTATGTCGCACCCGAAGTTCTGCATAGATCTTATAGTACAGAGGCTGATGTATGGAGTATTGGTGTAATAGCATATATTCTCTTATGTGGTAGCCGTCCATTTTGGTCCCGGACTGAGTCTGGAATTTTTCGGGCGGTCTTGAAAGCTGATCCAAGTTTTGATGAAGCACCTTGGCCCACTTTATCTCTTGAAGCAAAGGACTTTGTCAAACGCTTACTGAACAAGGACCCTCGGAAACGAATGACAGCAGCTCAGGCTTTAAGTGAGTTTTCCATGTCTGTATGATCAGATAAGTTTCTGCTACCATTTTCCTGAGTCACTGgctataactttttttttttttttggcaggtCATCCTTGGATCCGGAATTATAGTGACATAAAAGTGCCACTTGATATTTTAGTATTTAGACTCATGAAGGCTTATATGCGATCATCATCCCTTCGGAAGGCTGCTTTAAGGGTGTGTATATGTTTTCACTGACGAAAAGTGAGAACATTTTCTCGAATTTTGCATGCTGAATCAGATTCTTGGTCTTAAGAACTTTGTATATCAAGTCAAATGATTGGGTTAGTTTTCTTGATGGATGGGATTTTTGTTTGTGCCTCTTAAAAAATATAGAATTGGAAAGTAATTATTAGTATTCCATTAACTAATAATGACGACTCGGTAAAACTGATAATTATCTGTTCTCATTTTTTGTCTGTAAGGTCATGTGTATAATTACTGGAAATAAGAGAGGTTTCTGAGATGTTATCGGTTAATGCTTGATGATTGCTTCATCCAAAttactcttccatgtgtttgtgtagttgtgtttttaattatttatttttgtttatttagtaTATCTTTTTATTCTTTATATTTTGAGATGTATTTAATCACTCTCTTAACGTTTCATTTCTGTAAATTGATGTGACAGGCCTTGTCTAAGACATTGACTATTGATGAACTATTTTATCTGAAGGAGCAGTTTGCTCTATTGGAGCCAAACAAAAATGGAACTATAACTCTTGACAATATTAGAATGGttggtatctctctctctctctctctctctaaaacacacatacacacacacacatataagtTGATAGTTAaagtattcttttttatttttcctggATAGGTCCTCACGAAAAATGCTACAGACGCAATGAAGGAGTCCCGCATTCCTGATCTCATTTCATCGGTAATAACTTGGTTGCTTCTGTGAATATTTCTATGGTATTAGGCTCAATAGGTTATAAAAGTAGTAAAGTACTGACTGGTTAGTACTTCTCCCATGACAGCTAAATGCACTTCAATACAGAAGAATGGATTTTGATGAGTTCTGTGCAGCTGCATTAAGTGTTCATCAGCTCGAGGCACTTGATCGTTGGGAACAACATGCTCGATGTGCATATGAACTTTTCGAGAAGGATGGAAACAGGGCAATTGTCATTGAAGAACTTGCTTCGGTAAGTTGAAATTTTAATGCTACATTTGCAGTCTGCTATATGTTAAGTTGAAAGTTTAGCAATCATAAGGTCGATTTCTGAGTATAATAGTATGTTACTTATAAATTGGACTTGCTGACATATCTAGAAGTTTCTGTTTTACTCGCTACATTTCTTAAGTAACATACTTTTGGTTAAAAGAACGGTGTAGGGAGGGAGAAATAGAGTTCTGGATAAACTATACTTTTTGGTGCTTagattttgattaaaatttCAGTTTGGTCTTTTCATTATTTCGAATTTAAGTAATCTGGTCAGCTCAACTGCATATGTTCTATGACCGACTTTTGTCATCAATGCAGCAGTTAGTGCATTATGTCAGTAAACCATGGACCACAATAACTAGTGAAAACAAAAGCATGATTTTGGTGCACAAAAGACCGCATTGCTTCACTTAAAAATTTGAAAGATCGAACTGAAACAATAGAAAAAGGACCAAACTGAAGATGAGCTGAAATTGAATGCTCATACTCCCATAGCATATTTTCACCTAGAGTTTTTAATTTCTAAGATATTAGCACATCCCATGCATCTGCATTCTGGTAGCATCCGCCCTTCGTGTCaaaattttgatgttgatttggtttttaatttggGCCCTCTGGAACGAAAGATTTATAAGGCTCTGTTCAATCTGTAATGCACTGGACTGAGACTACTGTAATTCATACTCTCTCCAAATTGTGATTCAGGAACTTGGGCTTGGTCCTTCCATCCCACTTCATGTGGTTCTCCATGACTGGATTAGGCACACTGATGGGAAGCTAAGCTTCCTTGGGTTTGTGAAATTGTTGCATGGTGTGTCCAGCCGGGCGTTTGTAAAAGCATAGTGAAGATACAAAGCATTATTTATGTACGCTTTTTATCCAGCAGAGATTTGGATGTTCAAAAAGGGGCGTTTTTCAATCCGCTTTGGCATACATGTTAAATGACCCTTCCGGCCAATTTGTGAAGATGGGTTCAAACTTGCCGGACACTGCAGGTGCAAAAGCTTGGTTACCAGTTCGAATGCTGTGTTGATATTCGAGTGTAAAGCTGTAGTTTGTTTGCCGAAATGGGCGATTACAATATTCTTCAACTCCTTGGATGCATTGTACACATTAAATTATCTTGTCTCCAACATCTGTTTAGTTGCCTTGAAACATGCTTGATTTGCCTCAGTGTTGTAAAACTTCTCCATGGCTTCAATTGAAAACCAAGCTTTACCATTTGGCGTATTGCGATTTCTCATGATACGTGCACTCGTAAGTTTTTATTTAAACAGAGTGCACATAAGCAGGAGATTGCGGAaatcatttcccaatttttatTTAAAGAGTTCAGCATGACCCATCAAAAACTGAAAAGACAGGAAAAGAAGTTGTTCTATGCATATGCAATAGCATAAAGAGCccattgtcaattgattttatattttttgtttcttatcCACTTAATCGGTCTTTATATTTCATGCAATTGAAAGTTGACTATAATTTTTTAGGATCCAATGCGCAGCGTCGGAAACAGGGCTAATCAAGTATATAATATCACCACTATGATCAATTTTCACAACTGGATTAGTAAACAGATGTGATGCTAATCAAGTTGCCTTAACATAAGTACATCTTTTAGCATAAATCCGCTTCTTAAGGATCTCACTCAACTATGCTGGGGCATCATCATATCGATAACATATCAACAACTGTATAATCAAATACTATTGAAAATATATATTGAACGACATATCAATTGTTATTGTATGTTGTTATGTTGTCAATATGGATTTCTCCTCCGGCTACAGTTGAGCGAGATTCCCACTTATGGAGTGTTTTCCTCTACGCTAGattgctttcttttttttttttttttttttttcagttaaagACGGAGAAAAACACTAGTAGCTGCTTTGAGGAGGAGCGGAAGGTTTGATTGCATAGGGCCTAATTTTGAATGGGTCTCCAAAAATAAATTTgctatttaaataaaaaaaaactgttttttttcttcaattttacaTTAGTGGGGTTACTAttactttctttccaactttccCACTATTATGATTTCTTAAGCAAACTAATAATAATTTAGTGGCTACTTAATACTACAgtctaataatatttattttttctttgtaaGAGAGATACTATTTAGTTCCCTTCTTAAATAATATCATtgtacaaaaaataataatttattagggCGTGCAAACACAATCACAATTCAAACTTTAATGTCAATTCTCACTGCCACTTCGCCCTTTTATTTCCCACACTTCTCTTTTTTCCATGGACTCGCCctttaaatcataattttatGCCAATTGAAGAGAAATTCTCAAACCACTAAAATAATTCAA
Encoded proteins:
- the LOC126584649 gene encoding CDPK-related kinase 5-like; amino-acid sequence: MGVCTSKPPKQNPYSPRDVNDPNHPSQTPKSLPSHTPHHQRDDVASRQSQSQSPFYSFYSPSPAHYLKKSSPSRSKSATSTPSRFFRRPFPPPSPAKHIKAVLARRLGKKASASVAIPEDGEEEDGVELDKRFGFSKEVTSRLEVGDELGRGHFGYTCSARYKKGEFKGQQVAVKVIPKTKMTTAIAIEDVRREVKILRALSGHSNLVKFYDAFEDSDNVYLVMELCEGGELLDRILSRGGKYSEDDAKTVMVQILNVVAFCHLQGVVHRDLKPENFLYTAKDENSQLKAIDFGLSDFARPDQRLNDIVGSAYYVAPEVLHRSYSTEADVWSIGVIAYILLCGSRPFWSRTESGIFRAVLKADPSFDEAPWPTLSLEAKDFVKRLLNKDPRKRMTAAQALSHPWIRNYSDIKVPLDILVFRLMKAYMRSSSLRKAALRALSKTLTIDELFYLKEQFALLEPNKNGTITLDNIRMVLTKNATDAMKESRIPDLISSLNALQYRRMDFDEFCAAALSVHQLEALDRWEQHARCAYELFEKDGNRAIVIEELASELGLGPSIPLHVVLHDWIRHTDGKLSFLGFVKLLHGVSSRAFVKA